A part of Kryptolebias marmoratus isolate JLee-2015 linkage group LG8, ASM164957v2, whole genome shotgun sequence genomic DNA contains:
- the mybpha gene encoding myosin binding protein Ha isoform X1 codes for MPSKPAPIKKSAAKKAVQKAPEPAPEPKPEPAPPAENPAEGVPAAGGEAAPVAPAEETPVAEATTPAAPAEAAVVEEPPKAPTPPPPAAPSSAPLDVSVDDVNDCSLTIKWTTPETVGESGLNGYTVEYCKDGTTEWIVSNEELTLANRYCIRNLTAGDLLRVRVVAVNPGGRSEPGVLLEPVPIREIVDRPKIRLPRALRSRYVKKVGEQINLVIPFIGKPKPGIVWLKDGQPLDTKRANIRNTDRDSIMFIRSGQREDSGVYEITVKVDSFEDKANFTLQVVDLPGPPASIKLVDAWGFNAAIEWTPPKDDGNSEITGYTVQKADQKTGEWFSVLEHYHRLSVTITDLIMGNSYSFRVFAENQVGRSEKSAVTKKTATIQKTGIVYKPPEFQEHDFSEAPKFTTPLIDRAATVGYTTKLLCSVRGSPKPKIEWLKNQMIIGDDPKFRQISNQGICSLEIRKPCSFDGGVYTCRAKNAQGEATVSCKLEVKQVILPEANKEKGK; via the exons ATGCCGAGCAAACCTGCTCCCATCAAAAAGTCTGCAGCCAAGAAGGCTGTACAGAAGGCACCCGAGCCTGCCCCGGAGCCCAAGCCCGAGCCCGCTCCACCTGCAGAGAACCCGGCTGAGGGGGTCCCTGCAGCCGGGGGGGAAGCAGCTCCAGTGGCTCCAGCAGAAGAAACCCCAGTGGCTGAAGCAACGACTCCAG CTGCTCCAGCAGAAGCTGCTGTAGTTGAGGAGCCACCTAAAGCGCCCACACCTCCCCCTCCTGCAG CCCCCAGCAGTGCTCCTCTGGATGTGTCTGTGGATGATGTGAATGACTGCAGCCTCACCATCAAGTGGACAACACCGGAGACTGTTGGAGAGTCTGGCTTGAATGGATACACTGTCGAGTACTGTAAGGATGGAA CGACTGAGTGGATTGTGTCTAATGAGGAGCTGACCCTGGCTAACCGCTACTGCATCAGGAACCTGACGGCAGGCGACCTGCTGCGGGTGCGAGTGGTGGCCGTAAACCCCGGTGGTCGCAGTGAACCTGGTGTACTCCTGGAGCCTGTGCCGATCCGCGAGATTGTTG ATCGACCCAAGATCCGCTTGCCTCGCGCTCTCAGGTCCCGATACGTCAAGAAGGTTGGGGAGCAGATCAACCTGGTCATCCCATTCATT GGAAAGCCTAAACCTGGAATAGTCTGGCTAAAGGATGGTCAGCCATTGGATACAAAACGAGCCAACATCAGGAATACTGACAGGGACAGCATCATGTTTATTCGCAGCGGTCAGAGGGAGGACTCCGGTGTTTATGAAATCACGGTTAAAGTGGACAGCTTTGAAGACAAAGCAAACTTCACCCTTCAGGTTGTAG ATCTTCCTGGTCCTCCTGCAAGCATAAAGCTGGTAGATGCATGGGGCTTCAACGCTGCTATTGAGTGGACTCCCCCTAAAGATGATGGCAACTCGGAGATCACTGGATACACTGTCCAGAAGGCTGATCAGAAAACAGGG GAATGGTTCTCAGTGTTGGAGCACTACCACAGACTGTCTGTCACCATCACAGACCTCATCATGGGCAACTCATACTCCTTCAGGGTGTTCGCTGAGAACCAAGTGGGCCGGAGCGAGAAAAGCGCTGTCACCAAGAAGACGGCCACAATCCAGAAAACAG GTATTGTGTACAAGCCTCCTGAGTTCCAGGAACATGACTTCAGCGAGGCACCCAAGTTCACCACCCCACTCATCGACCGTGCAGCCACCGTGGGATACACGACGAAGCTGCTGTGTTCTGTTCGTGGAAGTCCCAAG CCTAAAATCGAGTGGTTAAAGAATCAGATGATCATTGGTGACGACCCCAAGTTTCGGCAGATTTCCAACCAGGGCATTTGCTCCCTCGAGATCCGTAAGCCGTGCAGCTTTGACGGTGGTGTGTACACCTGCAGGGCCAAGAACGCCCAGGGAGAAGCCACTGTGTCCTGCAAACTGGAGGTCAAAC AGGTTATTCTTCCAGAggccaacaaagaaaaagggaaataa
- the mybpha gene encoding myosin binding protein Ha isoform X2 produces MPSKPAPIKKSAAKKAVQKAPEPAPEPKPEPAPPAENPAEGVPAAGGEAAPVAPAEETPVAEATTPASASTAEDNAPATDVPADAAPAEAAVVEEPPKAPTPPPPAAPSSAPLDVSVDDVNDCSLTIKWTTPETVGESGLNGYTVEYCKDGTTEWIVSNEELTLANRYCIRNLTAGDLLRVRVVAVNPGGRSEPGVLLEPVPIREIVDRPKIRLPRALRSRYVKKVGEQINLVIPFIGKPKPGIVWLKDGQPLDTKRANIRNTDRDSIMFIRSGQREDSGVYEITVKVDSFEDKANFTLQVVDLPGPPASIKLVDAWGFNAAIEWTPPKDDGNSEITGYTVQKADQKTGEWFSVLEHYHRLSVTITDLIMGNSYSFRVFAENQVGRSEKSAVTKKTATIQKTGIVYKPPEFQEHDFSEAPKFTTPLIDRAATVGYTTKLLCSVRGSPKPKIEWLKNQMIIGDDPKFRQISNQGICSLEIRKPCSFDGGVYTCRAKNAQGEATVSCKLEVKQVILPEANKEKGK; encoded by the exons ATGCCGAGCAAACCTGCTCCCATCAAAAAGTCTGCAGCCAAGAAGGCTGTACAGAAGGCACCCGAGCCTGCCCCGGAGCCCAAGCCCGAGCCCGCTCCACCTGCAGAGAACCCGGCTGAGGGGGTCCCTGCAGCCGGGGGGGAAGCAGCTCCAGTGGCTCCAGCAGAAGAAACCCCAGTGGCTGAAGCAACGACTCCAG CTTCTGCTTCCACTGCTGAAGACAATGCTCCAGCTACAGATGTTCCAGCAGAcg CTGCTCCAGCAGAAGCTGCTGTAGTTGAGGAGCCACCTAAAGCGCCCACACCTCCCCCTCCTGCAG CCCCCAGCAGTGCTCCTCTGGATGTGTCTGTGGATGATGTGAATGACTGCAGCCTCACCATCAAGTGGACAACACCGGAGACTGTTGGAGAGTCTGGCTTGAATGGATACACTGTCGAGTACTGTAAGGATGGAA CGACTGAGTGGATTGTGTCTAATGAGGAGCTGACCCTGGCTAACCGCTACTGCATCAGGAACCTGACGGCAGGCGACCTGCTGCGGGTGCGAGTGGTGGCCGTAAACCCCGGTGGTCGCAGTGAACCTGGTGTACTCCTGGAGCCTGTGCCGATCCGCGAGATTGTTG ATCGACCCAAGATCCGCTTGCCTCGCGCTCTCAGGTCCCGATACGTCAAGAAGGTTGGGGAGCAGATCAACCTGGTCATCCCATTCATT GGAAAGCCTAAACCTGGAATAGTCTGGCTAAAGGATGGTCAGCCATTGGATACAAAACGAGCCAACATCAGGAATACTGACAGGGACAGCATCATGTTTATTCGCAGCGGTCAGAGGGAGGACTCCGGTGTTTATGAAATCACGGTTAAAGTGGACAGCTTTGAAGACAAAGCAAACTTCACCCTTCAGGTTGTAG ATCTTCCTGGTCCTCCTGCAAGCATAAAGCTGGTAGATGCATGGGGCTTCAACGCTGCTATTGAGTGGACTCCCCCTAAAGATGATGGCAACTCGGAGATCACTGGATACACTGTCCAGAAGGCTGATCAGAAAACAGGG GAATGGTTCTCAGTGTTGGAGCACTACCACAGACTGTCTGTCACCATCACAGACCTCATCATGGGCAACTCATACTCCTTCAGGGTGTTCGCTGAGAACCAAGTGGGCCGGAGCGAGAAAAGCGCTGTCACCAAGAAGACGGCCACAATCCAGAAAACAG GTATTGTGTACAAGCCTCCTGAGTTCCAGGAACATGACTTCAGCGAGGCACCCAAGTTCACCACCCCACTCATCGACCGTGCAGCCACCGTGGGATACACGACGAAGCTGCTGTGTTCTGTTCGTGGAAGTCCCAAG CCTAAAATCGAGTGGTTAAAGAATCAGATGATCATTGGTGACGACCCCAAGTTTCGGCAGATTTCCAACCAGGGCATTTGCTCCCTCGAGATCCGTAAGCCGTGCAGCTTTGACGGTGGTGTGTACACCTGCAGGGCCAAGAACGCCCAGGGAGAAGCCACTGTGTCCTGCAAACTGGAGGTCAAAC AGGTTATTCTTCCAGAggccaacaaagaaaaagggaaataa
- the LOC108235252 gene encoding basement membrane-specific heparan sulfate proteoglycan core protein isoform X2, with translation MTQLSNTASTCENQWKMWLLEVFAVMYLAAVCVAQDNTASTQSTPPPTTVYVPPKPVLELKSGRPDVYTKEKVELECKISGSDWLITWQNNGTNVQSPDLSASGDGSVLTIASATTADSGNYVCLGKHKTRNVDTESSNSHSISVTEPPIPTLNRLSHWSDVFVGESVKFSCEVSNPDWTFTWYRDTTDLHKEGPQLHFTSVTKADQGQYACKVKLKSRAVYSEFSKPADLTVNENKPKPTVTRSLSFNPMYPGESITFTCAVGVSTGWEYVWYHNGKEIHSPSNDTYSIPSLAISNSGEYYCKAKRGETPFYTEKSDTLTLQVSDPPKPAIKPKTKWLDMFETEAVEFSCEVSNSSWTFSWKKDNTELPEEGSSLKIPSVTAADAGQYSCRAHLKSRRVASEFSNTADVTVHLPPKPVLELKSGRPDVYTKEKVELECKISGSDWLITWQNNGTNVQSPDLSASGDGSVLTIASATTADSGNYVCLGKHKTRNVDTESSNSHSISVTEPPIPTLNRLSHWSDVFVGESVKFSCEVSNPDWTFTWYRDTTDLHKEGPQLHFTSVTKADQGQYACKVKLKSRAVYSEFSKPADLTVNENKPKPTVTRSLSFNPMYPGESITFTCAVGVSTGWEYVWYHNGKEIHSPSNDTYSIPSLAISNSGEYYCKAKRGETPFYTEKSDTLTLQVSEIPVPKLNNVTQWLDLFPTETAKLRCQMQGSDMWTFTWYRNTREVKADDTVNIENNGKTLSIKSASASHRGNYTCSGKLTDRSVGSNKSSKLMLHVYDAKPTAALMQDPKHNLMHTGDSVSFSCHISVSSGWGYLWEKDGRPLQASGNQLNISSVKKEDSGSYKCQVKRGKDELFKSEPSQVVELEVEERPQASLVLLTGWSEVFATDSLVLKCEVEDKTYTWNYTWFREEKLLNLTPSEKHIVTPQANPEQGHYTCQGIRNERPFYSRTSEPFKTKNLLLKRRVLLSISGCLFFGIIAVFLGCIACRVFRKPAADGKPEEPNLFLTMAQLKDSTNAPCPLVEYITDADLNPPQKEGEEDETVCSETTPLPVSTQEEQAVTTNSQGTTENGGGMVSFQH, from the exons ATGACTCAGCTCAGCAACACAGCCTCTACATGTGAGAATCAATGGAAAATGTGGCTTCTCGAGGTCTTCGCTGTGATGT AtttggctgctgtttgtgtAGCTCAGGATAATACTG CATCCACCCAATCCACTCCTCCGCCAACAACTGTCTATG TGCCTCCAAAACCTGTTCTGGAGCTAAAGTCAGGCCGGCCAGATGTCTACACCAAAGAGAAAGTGGAGTTAGAGTGTAAAATCTCTGGCTCTGACTGGCTCATCACCTGGCAGAACAATGGCACAAATGTTCAAAGTCCAGATTTGTCTGCGTCAGGAGATGGGTCTGTGCTCACAATTGCTTCAGCAACTACAGCTGATTCTGGAAATTATGTTTGTCTTGGaaagcacaaaacaagaaatgttgACACCGAATCTAGTAACTCGCATTCAATTAGTGTTACtg AACCACCAATACCAACTCTGAATCGGCTGTCACACTGGTCAGACGTGTTTGTAGGTGAATCAGTGAAGTTCAGCTGCGAAGTGAGCAACCCTGATTGGACGTTCACCTGGTACAGAGACACAACTGATCTGCATAAAGAGGGACCACAGCTCCATTTCACATCAGTTACTAAAGCTGATCAGGGACAGTATGCCTGTAAAGTTAAACTTAAATCCAGAGCTGTGTACTCTGAATTCAGCAAACCAGCTGATTTGACTGTCAATG aaaacaagccTAAGCCCACTGTGACACGAAGTTTATCCTTTAACCCGATGTACCCTGGAGAATCGATCACCTTCACCTGTGCTGTCGGGGTGTCCACTGGATGGGAATATGTGTGGTACCATAACGGAAAGGAAATTCATTCACCCAGCAATGATACTTATAGTATACCTTCTTTAGCTATTTCTAACAGTGGAGAATACTACTGTAAAGCCAAGAGAGGTGAAACTCCATTCTACACTGAGAAGAGTGATACTTTAACTCTGCAGGTCTCTG ACCCGCCAAAACCTGCTATAAAACCGAAGACAAAGTGGTTAGATATGTTCGAAACTGAAGCAGTGGAGTTCAGCTGCGAAGTGAGCAACTCTAGCTGGACGTTCTCCTGGAAAAAAGATAACACTGAACTGCCTGAAGAGGGATCATCGCTCAAAATCCCATCTGTTACTGCAGCCGATGCAGGACAGTATTCCTGTAGAGCTCACCTGAAATCCAGAAGAGTCGCCTCTGAATTCAGCAACACAGCTGATGTAACAGTTCATC TGCCTCCAAAACCTGTTCTGGAGCTAAAGTCAGGCCGGCCAGATGTCTACACCAAAGAGAAAGTGGAGTTAGAGTGTAAAATCTCTGGCTCTGACTGGCTCATCACCTGGCAGAACAATGGCACAAATGTTCAAAGTCCAGATTTGTCTGCGTCAGGAGATGGGTCTGTGCTCACAATTGCTTCAGCAACTACAGCTGATTCTGGAAATTATGTTTGTCTTGGaaagcacaaaacaagaaatgttgACACCGAATCTAGTAACTCGCATTCAATTAGTGTTACtg AACCACCAATACCAACTCTGAATCGGCTGTCACACTGGTCAGACGTGTTTGTAGGTGAATCAGTGAAGTTCAGCTGCGAAGTGAGCAACCCTGATTGGACGTTCACCTGGTACAGAGACACAACTGATCTGCATAAAGAGGGACCACAGCTCCATTTCACATCAGTTACTAAAGCTGATCAGGGACAGTATGCCTGTAAAGTTAAACTTAAATCCAGAGCTGTGTACTCTGAATTCAGCAAACCAGCTGATTTGACTGTCAATG aaaacaagccTAAGCCCACTGTGACACGAAGTTTATCCTTTAACCCGATGTACCCTGGAGAATCGATCACCTTCACCTGTGCTGTCGGGGTGTCCACTGGATGGGAATATGTGTGGTACCATAACGGAAAGGAAATTCATTCACCCAGCAATGATACTTATAGTATACCTTCTTTAGCTATTTCTAACAGTGGAGAATACTACTGTAAAGCCAAGAGAGGTGAAACTCCATTCTACACTGAGAAGAGTGATACTTTAACTCTGCAGGTCTCTG aAATCCCTGTTCCGAAACTGAACAATGTAACCCAGTGGCTGGATTTGTTCCCCACTGAGACTGCCAAGTTGAGATGTCAGATGCAGGGAAGCGATATGTGGACATTTACCTGGTACAGAAACACAAGGGAGGTCAAGGCTGATGACACTGTGAATATCGAAAACAATGGAAAGACTCTTTCCATAAAGTCTGCTTCAGCCTCACACCGTGGAAACTACACATGCTCAGGAAAACTGACAGACAGATCTGTCGGCAGCAACAAAAGCTCCAAACTCATGCTTCATGTCTATG ATGCCAAACCCACAGCTGCGCTGATGCAAGATCCCAAACACAATTTGATGCACACTGGCGATTCGGTCTCCTTCAGCTGTCACATCAGCGTCTCCTCTGGATGGGGTTACCTCTGGGAGAAAGATGGAAGACCCCTTCAAGCATCTGGAAACCAACTCAATATtagttctgttaaaaaagaagattCTGGATCATATAAGTGTCAAgttaaaagaggaaaagatgAACTCTTCAAGTCAGAGCCAAGCCAAGTAGTGGAACTTGAAGTTGAgg AGCGTCCACAGGCAAGTTTGGTCCTGTTAACTGGCTGGTCAGAGGTCTTCGCCACTGATAGCTTGGTGCTCAAGTGTGAAGTAGAGGACAAGACATACACGTGGAACTACACATG gttcAGAGAGGAGAAACTGCTCAATCTGACGCCCTCAGAGAAACATATTGTCACACCCCAGGCCAACCCCGAGCAGGGCCACTACACCTGCCAGGGGATCCGCAACGAGAGGCCATTTTATTCAAGAACAAGTGAGCCCTTCAAGACCAAGAACCTTC TTTTAAAGAGGAGAGTTCTTCTGTCCATCTCAGGCTGCCTCTTCTTTGGCATCATTGCCGTCTTCCTCGGATGCATTGCCTGTAGAGTTTTCCGCAAACCAG CTGCTGATGGGAAGCCAGAAGAGCCCAACCTGTTTCTTACCATGGCTCAGTTAAAGGACAGTACCA ATGCACCCTGTCCGTTGGTTGAGTATATCACTGATGCAGATCTGAACCCAccacaaaaag AGGGTGAGGAAGACGAGACAGTCTGCAGTGAAACAACACCCTTACCAGTATCTACACAGGAGGAACAAG CTGTGACCACCAACAGCCAGGGAACAACAGAAAACGGCGGTGGAATGGTTTCCTTTCAGCACTAA
- the LOC108235252 gene encoding basement membrane-specific heparan sulfate proteoglycan core protein isoform X1, translating to MTQLSNTASTCENQWKMWLLEVFAVMYLAAVCVAQDNTASTQSTPPPTTVYVPPKPVLELKSGRPDVYTKEKVELECKISGSDWLITWQNNGTNVQSPDLSASGDGSVLTIASATTADSGNYVCLGKHKTRNVDTESSNSHSISVTEPPIPTLNRLSHWSDVFVGESVKFSCEVSNPDWTFTWYRDTTDLHKEGPQLHFTSVTKADQGQYACKVKLKSRAVYSEFSKPADLTVNENKPKPTVTRSLSFNPMYPGESITFTCAVGVSTGWEYVWYHNGKEIHSPSNDTYSIPSLAISNSGEYYCKAKRGETPFYTEKSDTLTLQVSDPPKPAIKPKTKWLDMFETEAVEFSCEVSNSSWTFSWKKDNTELPEEGSSLKIPSVTAADAGQYSCRAHLKSRRVASEFSNTADVTVHLPPKPVLELKSGRPDVYTKEKVELECKISGSDWLITWQNNGTNVQSPDLSASGDGSVLTIASATTADSGNYVCLGKHKTRNVDTESSNSHSISVTEPPIPTLNRLSHWSDVFVGESVKFSCEVSNPDWTFTWYRDTTDLHKEGPQLHFTSVTKADQGQYACKVKLKSRAVYSEFSKPADLTVNENKPKPTVTRSLSFNPMYPGESITFTCAVGVSTGWEYVWYHNGKEIHSPSNDTYSIPSLAISNSGEYYCKAKRGETPFYTEKSDTLTLQVSEIPVPKLNNVTQWLDLFPTETAKLRCQMQGSDMWTFTWYRNTREVKADDTVNIENNGKTLSIKSASASHRGNYTCSGKLTDRSVGSNKSSKLMLHVYDAKPTAALMQDPKHNLMHTGDSVSFSCHISVSSGWGYLWEKDGRPLQASGNQLNISSVKKEDSGSYKCQVKRGKDELFKSEPSQVVELEVEERPQASLVLLTGWSEVFATDSLVLKCEVEDKTYTWNYTWFREEKLLNLTPSEKHIVTPQANPEQGHYTCQGIRNERPFYSRTSEPFKTKNLLLKRRVLLSISGCLFFGIIAVFLGCIACRVFRKPAADGKPEEPNLFLTMAQLKDSTNAPCPLVEYITDADLNPPQKEGEEDETVCSETTPLPVSTQEEQGDAFKLQTRLGNEHCDAAAVTLKH from the exons ATGACTCAGCTCAGCAACACAGCCTCTACATGTGAGAATCAATGGAAAATGTGGCTTCTCGAGGTCTTCGCTGTGATGT AtttggctgctgtttgtgtAGCTCAGGATAATACTG CATCCACCCAATCCACTCCTCCGCCAACAACTGTCTATG TGCCTCCAAAACCTGTTCTGGAGCTAAAGTCAGGCCGGCCAGATGTCTACACCAAAGAGAAAGTGGAGTTAGAGTGTAAAATCTCTGGCTCTGACTGGCTCATCACCTGGCAGAACAATGGCACAAATGTTCAAAGTCCAGATTTGTCTGCGTCAGGAGATGGGTCTGTGCTCACAATTGCTTCAGCAACTACAGCTGATTCTGGAAATTATGTTTGTCTTGGaaagcacaaaacaagaaatgttgACACCGAATCTAGTAACTCGCATTCAATTAGTGTTACtg AACCACCAATACCAACTCTGAATCGGCTGTCACACTGGTCAGACGTGTTTGTAGGTGAATCAGTGAAGTTCAGCTGCGAAGTGAGCAACCCTGATTGGACGTTCACCTGGTACAGAGACACAACTGATCTGCATAAAGAGGGACCACAGCTCCATTTCACATCAGTTACTAAAGCTGATCAGGGACAGTATGCCTGTAAAGTTAAACTTAAATCCAGAGCTGTGTACTCTGAATTCAGCAAACCAGCTGATTTGACTGTCAATG aaaacaagccTAAGCCCACTGTGACACGAAGTTTATCCTTTAACCCGATGTACCCTGGAGAATCGATCACCTTCACCTGTGCTGTCGGGGTGTCCACTGGATGGGAATATGTGTGGTACCATAACGGAAAGGAAATTCATTCACCCAGCAATGATACTTATAGTATACCTTCTTTAGCTATTTCTAACAGTGGAGAATACTACTGTAAAGCCAAGAGAGGTGAAACTCCATTCTACACTGAGAAGAGTGATACTTTAACTCTGCAGGTCTCTG ACCCGCCAAAACCTGCTATAAAACCGAAGACAAAGTGGTTAGATATGTTCGAAACTGAAGCAGTGGAGTTCAGCTGCGAAGTGAGCAACTCTAGCTGGACGTTCTCCTGGAAAAAAGATAACACTGAACTGCCTGAAGAGGGATCATCGCTCAAAATCCCATCTGTTACTGCAGCCGATGCAGGACAGTATTCCTGTAGAGCTCACCTGAAATCCAGAAGAGTCGCCTCTGAATTCAGCAACACAGCTGATGTAACAGTTCATC TGCCTCCAAAACCTGTTCTGGAGCTAAAGTCAGGCCGGCCAGATGTCTACACCAAAGAGAAAGTGGAGTTAGAGTGTAAAATCTCTGGCTCTGACTGGCTCATCACCTGGCAGAACAATGGCACAAATGTTCAAAGTCCAGATTTGTCTGCGTCAGGAGATGGGTCTGTGCTCACAATTGCTTCAGCAACTACAGCTGATTCTGGAAATTATGTTTGTCTTGGaaagcacaaaacaagaaatgttgACACCGAATCTAGTAACTCGCATTCAATTAGTGTTACtg AACCACCAATACCAACTCTGAATCGGCTGTCACACTGGTCAGACGTGTTTGTAGGTGAATCAGTGAAGTTCAGCTGCGAAGTGAGCAACCCTGATTGGACGTTCACCTGGTACAGAGACACAACTGATCTGCATAAAGAGGGACCACAGCTCCATTTCACATCAGTTACTAAAGCTGATCAGGGACAGTATGCCTGTAAAGTTAAACTTAAATCCAGAGCTGTGTACTCTGAATTCAGCAAACCAGCTGATTTGACTGTCAATG aaaacaagccTAAGCCCACTGTGACACGAAGTTTATCCTTTAACCCGATGTACCCTGGAGAATCGATCACCTTCACCTGTGCTGTCGGGGTGTCCACTGGATGGGAATATGTGTGGTACCATAACGGAAAGGAAATTCATTCACCCAGCAATGATACTTATAGTATACCTTCTTTAGCTATTTCTAACAGTGGAGAATACTACTGTAAAGCCAAGAGAGGTGAAACTCCATTCTACACTGAGAAGAGTGATACTTTAACTCTGCAGGTCTCTG aAATCCCTGTTCCGAAACTGAACAATGTAACCCAGTGGCTGGATTTGTTCCCCACTGAGACTGCCAAGTTGAGATGTCAGATGCAGGGAAGCGATATGTGGACATTTACCTGGTACAGAAACACAAGGGAGGTCAAGGCTGATGACACTGTGAATATCGAAAACAATGGAAAGACTCTTTCCATAAAGTCTGCTTCAGCCTCACACCGTGGAAACTACACATGCTCAGGAAAACTGACAGACAGATCTGTCGGCAGCAACAAAAGCTCCAAACTCATGCTTCATGTCTATG ATGCCAAACCCACAGCTGCGCTGATGCAAGATCCCAAACACAATTTGATGCACACTGGCGATTCGGTCTCCTTCAGCTGTCACATCAGCGTCTCCTCTGGATGGGGTTACCTCTGGGAGAAAGATGGAAGACCCCTTCAAGCATCTGGAAACCAACTCAATATtagttctgttaaaaaagaagattCTGGATCATATAAGTGTCAAgttaaaagaggaaaagatgAACTCTTCAAGTCAGAGCCAAGCCAAGTAGTGGAACTTGAAGTTGAgg AGCGTCCACAGGCAAGTTTGGTCCTGTTAACTGGCTGGTCAGAGGTCTTCGCCACTGATAGCTTGGTGCTCAAGTGTGAAGTAGAGGACAAGACATACACGTGGAACTACACATG gttcAGAGAGGAGAAACTGCTCAATCTGACGCCCTCAGAGAAACATATTGTCACACCCCAGGCCAACCCCGAGCAGGGCCACTACACCTGCCAGGGGATCCGCAACGAGAGGCCATTTTATTCAAGAACAAGTGAGCCCTTCAAGACCAAGAACCTTC TTTTAAAGAGGAGAGTTCTTCTGTCCATCTCAGGCTGCCTCTTCTTTGGCATCATTGCCGTCTTCCTCGGATGCATTGCCTGTAGAGTTTTCCGCAAACCAG CTGCTGATGGGAAGCCAGAAGAGCCCAACCTGTTTCTTACCATGGCTCAGTTAAAGGACAGTACCA ATGCACCCTGTCCGTTGGTTGAGTATATCACTGATGCAGATCTGAACCCAccacaaaaag AGGGTGAGGAAGACGAGACAGTCTGCAGTGAAACAACACCCTTACCAGTATCTACACAGGAGGAACAAGGTGACGCATTTAAATTACAAACACGACTCGGCAATGAGCACTGTGATGCTGCTGCAGTTactttaaaacactaa
- the apobec2b gene encoding C->U-editing enzyme APOBEC-2b, with protein MADRTSRLGVKRKEKTVEGKVNDEKEKDKGKEKTVKKPDKQVKKEEKSPEPAKADEKKRNGEGATGAEANNSEDNGDYQPIELPPFEIVTGERMSPFFFKFQFRNVEYSSGRNKTFLCFRVDTAGGDTEPLKGYMEDEHAMAHAEEAFFQQVLPNSSKEHEVTWFVSSSPCAACAAKLAAILQQRKKLRLTIFCSRLFEWEQPEIREGLKALAQAGCKLRMMKPADFQLVWEMYVDKEDEEFTPWEDCKENYEYYLEKLGDILN; from the exons ATGGCGGACAGAACCAGCCGGCTCGGCGTTAAGAGGAAAGAGAAAACGGTGGAGGGCAAAGTCAATGACGAGAAGGAGAAAGACAAGGGgaaagagaaaactgtaaaaaagccTGACAAACAGGTGAAGAAGGAAGAGAAGAGCCCGGAGCCGGCGAAGGCAGATGAGAAGAAGAGGAATGGTGAAGGAGCAACAGGAGCAGAGGCCAATAACAGCGAGGATAATGGAGACTATCAGCCCATTGAGTTGCCTCCTTTTGAGATTGTCACAGG GGAGCGGATGAGCCCGTTCTTCTTCAAGTTTCAGTTCAGGAATGTGGAGTATTCGTCGGGGAGGAACAAAACCTTCCTGTGTTTCAGAGTGGACACGGCAGGAGGCGACACAGAGCCTCTGAAAGGTTACATGGAGGATGAGCATGCCATGGCCCACGCTGAAGAGGCCTTCTTTCAACAG GTGCTCCCGAACTCCTCCAAAGAACACGAGGTCACATGGTTCGTATCCTCCAGCCCCTGCGCAGCCTGTGCAGCCAAGCTGGCCGCCATCCTCCAGCAGCGCAAAAAGCTTCGCCTCACCATATTCTGCTCCCGTCTCTTCGAGTGGGAGCAGCCGGAGATCAGGGAAGGCCTCAAGGCTCTCGCTCAGGCCGGCTGCAAACTGCGAATGATGAAGCCAGCTGACTTCCAGCTTGTTTGGGAAATGTACGTGGACAAGGAGGATGAGGAATTCACACCGTGGGAAGATTGCAAGGAGAACTACGAGTATTATTTGGAGAAACTGGGTGATATTCTCAACTAG